In one window of Thalassococcus arenae DNA:
- a CDS encoding alpha/beta fold hydrolase, translating into MVAVLAVFLGSVAAATLLLWIWSPGTLRPVVDEAGQPSPQGLAEKRPVVLNGVDQWLIIKSHDRGNPLLLYLHGGMPDYFLTQDFPTGMERHFTVVWWDQRGAGLSFRAGMTADAVSTEQLVDDALRLARDLCDRFGQERIYLMGHSGGTVIGALAACREPELFHAYIGVAQITDQLRSEALARDFMLAACRASGHRRMARRLERVPPLDRIPLPDDWMAIRDKAMHRLGVGTMREIRSVGRGLFLRSLRNREFTMAEKLRMWRGKAMLGYPIWNDILGRDLTRDVPRLNLPVYLLHGVHDHTVSYPLAQRYFARLDAPVKGFYSFARSAHSPLFEEPQRFRTILTRDVLTGTVSLADCA; encoded by the coding sequence ATGGTTGCAGTGCTGGCCGTGTTCCTCGGGAGTGTCGCCGCGGCGACGCTGCTGCTGTGGATATGGAGCCCGGGAACCCTGCGTCCGGTCGTCGACGAAGCCGGGCAGCCGTCTCCACAAGGCCTAGCCGAAAAGCGCCCTGTCGTCCTGAACGGCGTCGATCAATGGCTGATCATCAAAAGCCACGATCGCGGGAACCCGCTACTGCTCTACCTGCACGGCGGCATGCCGGACTATTTCCTGACCCAGGATTTCCCCACCGGGATGGAGCGTCATTTCACCGTCGTCTGGTGGGACCAGCGTGGCGCGGGACTGTCCTTCCGGGCGGGCATGACGGCCGACGCGGTCAGCACCGAACAATTGGTCGACGATGCACTGCGTCTGGCGCGTGACCTGTGTGACCGGTTCGGACAAGAGCGCATCTATCTCATGGGTCATTCCGGCGGCACGGTCATCGGTGCCCTGGCCGCCTGTCGGGAACCGGAGTTGTTTCACGCCTATATCGGCGTCGCGCAGATCACCGACCAGTTGCGGTCCGAAGCGCTGGCGCGCGATTTCATGCTGGCGGCCTGCCGCGCGTCCGGCCACCGCCGCATGGCCCGGCGTCTGGAACGCGTGCCGCCGCTGGATCGCATTCCCCTGCCCGATGACTGGATGGCGATCCGCGACAAGGCGATGCACAGGCTGGGCGTCGGCACGATGCGCGAGATCCGCTCGGTCGGCAGGGGCCTGTTCCTGCGGTCTTTGCGCAACCGCGAATTCACCATGGCCGAAAAGCTGCGGATGTGGCGCGGCAAGGCGATGCTGGGCTATCCGATCTGGAACGATATCCTCGGCCGCGACCTGACGCGGGACGTGCCGCGTCTGAACCTGCCGGTGTATCTGCTGCACGGCGTGCACGACCACACGGTGTCCTATCCGCTGGCACAGCGCTATTTCGCGCGGCTCGACGCGCCGGTCAAAGGGTTCTACAGCTTTGCACGGTCCGCCCACAGCCCGCTTTTCGAGGAACCCCAGCGGTTTC